The following proteins are encoded in a genomic region of Enterocloster clostridioformis:
- a CDS encoding DUF6431 domain-containing protein, whose protein sequence is MIIVSEYTESDKGDGVITIHCNENCICPICRSPVSHRDWKPRIIKLDGGQVVWLMIERRRCDNESCRRIP, encoded by the coding sequence ATGATTATTGTATCAGAGTACACGGAATCTGACAAGGGGGATGGCGTAATTACTATCCATTGTAACGAAAATTGTATATGCCCCATATGCCGGTCCCCTGTCAGCCACCGTGACTGGAAACCGCGAATCATAAAGCTGGATGGCGGACAGGTGGTGTGGCTGATGATTGAGCGGAGACGGTGTGACAATGAGAGCTGCCGGAGGATACCATGA